One part of the Mariniblastus fucicola genome encodes these proteins:
- a CDS encoding serine/threonine-protein kinase produces MAGQFPTAFNYEKHFPHFAKDIDKVVVSTVISIANGSMPVEECFGDLPRQIHGYDVLHNVGRDWVSVHYDAIQSSLQRKVRLRVLLFPTEDTLSRASLVAKLEHPNCESIVDVFQTDSAFVIASQLETGSSIAEIMVERLDSITSRQIVQWIRGAAEALLEMHRRDIAHLSVSPSKILSRFNGEAVLINPLFEQPLERVDGVLSDDLCQQLPFPYRSIRKATDSSIDHVREDTIALGLVLFQLLTKLPLENFYLNPPLPEESMRLKKLIADQLNYSSSIDPTLKALCLRSTLGVINDFAPCSLLELRNELHDWERRFDVLQCRKSEANDSHSPKGSRRKSVTRGFPWFSG; encoded by the coding sequence ATGGCTGGGCAGTTTCCAACGGCCTTTAACTATGAGAAGCACTTTCCCCACTTTGCCAAAGACATTGATAAGGTTGTCGTTTCCACAGTGATAAGCATCGCGAATGGTTCGATGCCGGTCGAGGAGTGTTTTGGAGATCTGCCACGCCAGATCCATGGCTACGACGTTCTGCACAATGTGGGGCGCGACTGGGTAAGCGTGCACTACGACGCGATTCAAAGTTCGTTGCAACGTAAAGTCAGGTTGCGGGTGCTGCTTTTTCCAACCGAGGACACGTTGTCTCGGGCTTCTTTGGTGGCAAAACTTGAGCATCCAAATTGCGAGTCGATTGTCGACGTATTTCAAACAGATTCAGCGTTCGTCATTGCGAGTCAGCTCGAGACGGGTAGCTCGATCGCAGAGATTATGGTCGAGCGGCTGGATTCCATCACTTCTCGGCAAATCGTTCAATGGATTCGGGGCGCTGCAGAAGCTTTGTTGGAGATGCATCGCCGTGACATCGCCCATCTTTCGGTTTCACCCAGTAAAATTCTGTCGCGATTCAACGGCGAAGCTGTGTTGATCAATCCGTTGTTCGAACAACCGCTTGAGAGGGTCGACGGCGTTCTTTCAGATGATCTCTGCCAACAATTGCCGTTCCCCTATCGAAGTATCCGGAAGGCCACAGATTCGTCGATCGATCATGTTCGCGAAGACACCATCGCGTTGGGCCTTGTCTTGTTTCAGCTGCTCACGAAATTGCCGCTGGAGAACTTCTATCTGAATCCACCACTTCCTGAAGAGTCGATGCGGCTGAAAAAGCTTATCGCCGATCAGCTAAACTATTCTTCTTCTATCGATCCGACCTTGAAAGCGCTTTGTTTGCGTTCCACGCTTGGCGTGATCAACGACTTCGCTCCTTGCAGTCTGCTGGAACTTCGAAACGAACTCCACGATTGGGAGCGGCGTTTCGACGTGCTGCAGTGTCGCAAGTCAGAAGCTAATGACAGTCATTCTCCCAAGGGATCGCGGAGAAAGTCCGTCACACGGGGTTTCCCGTGGTTTTCAGGCTAG
- a CDS encoding serine/threonine-protein kinase, translating to MSPLQFVGELDTVPTPAFQLEVIAVDIELELTRGVKPPLQKYLSDFPYLGDEIPDVYADVVEAFIRNFCPVRSSLGGLKSTPEYDIGEEIDRGGMGVVYSAVQKSINRRVALKVLFLAREDIFTEARKAAVLNHRNICRIYDAGKIGEFPFMAMQFVQGQTLKRTLSQNRLSVEDAICVIVQVADALATAHRSNLVHFDVKPENIVTGVTGHAWLMDFGVAKKRSEIFSDATRLQPVSPVYCAPEQLSLQYGERGFRSDIYSLGLVLYELVTGRRAYDGDLSQIIDQLKHDPPRRPTDYDSRIPAELEAICLKAIQKQPGDRFGSMLEFRNSLTAFALKSNIDIHRAIVSTTT from the coding sequence GTGTCTCCACTGCAGTTTGTAGGGGAGCTTGATACCGTTCCCACGCCGGCGTTTCAGCTCGAAGTCATCGCCGTCGATATCGAACTGGAGCTAACTCGTGGCGTGAAACCCCCGCTGCAAAAGTATCTCAGTGATTTTCCGTATCTCGGTGACGAAATCCCCGACGTTTACGCGGACGTGGTCGAAGCATTTATCAGGAACTTCTGTCCCGTTCGAAGTAGTCTTGGTGGACTTAAGAGCACGCCGGAATATGACATCGGCGAAGAGATCGATCGCGGCGGAATGGGAGTCGTTTATTCAGCCGTTCAGAAATCCATCAATCGACGGGTCGCGTTGAAAGTTCTCTTCCTGGCGCGTGAAGATATATTCACAGAAGCCAGAAAGGCCGCTGTTCTTAACCACCGAAACATTTGCCGAATCTACGATGCCGGAAAGATCGGTGAGTTCCCGTTTATGGCGATGCAGTTTGTGCAGGGGCAAACGCTCAAGCGAACGCTATCTCAAAACAGGCTGTCTGTCGAGGACGCGATCTGCGTCATTGTGCAGGTCGCGGATGCGCTTGCGACGGCGCATCGGTCCAATCTCGTACACTTTGATGTCAAGCCAGAGAACATCGTGACCGGCGTGACGGGTCACGCGTGGTTGATGGATTTCGGCGTGGCAAAGAAACGCTCCGAGATCTTTTCGGATGCGACGCGTTTGCAACCTGTGTCGCCAGTCTATTGCGCGCCGGAGCAGTTGAGTCTGCAATATGGTGAACGAGGATTTCGCTCGGACATCTACAGTCTCGGTCTGGTCCTGTATGAGCTTGTCACTGGGCGTCGAGCCTATGACGGTGACCTAAGTCAGATTATTGATCAGTTGAAACACGATCCGCCACGCCGCCCTACCGATTACGACTCAAGAATTCCGGCTGAGTTGGAGGCGATCTGTTTGAAAGCGATTCAAAAGCAACCAGGAGACCGGTTTGGTTCTATGTTGGAGTTCCGTAATAGTTTGACCGCGTTTGCGTTGAAATCGAACATCGACATCCACAGAGCCATCGTTTCGACCACGACCTAA
- a CDS encoding response regulator — MSKQQNSQPTDDSNEQDCSRLLTQEQKESAKIFLIDDEPIILEIFSVYLAEAGFSNIFAFSDSVEAIETLRFVTPSIILTDINMPEVSGKFLIKLIRTFEHLRTIPIVAVTSNTEEAEQEAIIRNGADSIVHKPVDAKKLTDAVLLTLEGSFRLKNQITEAEQREQHRMEQKKAALISFESNLRDLMR, encoded by the coding sequence ATGAGTAAGCAGCAAAATTCCCAACCCACAGACGACTCGAACGAACAAGACTGTTCGAGGTTGTTAACCCAGGAGCAGAAGGAATCGGCCAAGATTTTTCTGATCGACGATGAACCAATCATCCTGGAAATCTTTTCGGTCTACCTCGCCGAAGCTGGATTCTCGAACATTTTTGCGTTTAGCGATTCGGTCGAAGCGATCGAGACGCTTCGATTTGTGACGCCGAGCATCATCTTGACGGACATCAACATGCCGGAAGTCAGCGGCAAGTTTCTGATCAAGCTGATTCGGACTTTCGAACACCTCAGAACCATTCCGATCGTTGCTGTTACCTCCAACACAGAAGAAGCGGAACAGGAAGCGATCATTCGAAACGGCGCCGATTCGATCGTCCACAAACCAGTCGATGCGAAGAAGTTGACCGATGCGGTTTTGCTGACTCTTGAGGGTTCATTCCGGCTCAAGAATCAAATCACGGAAGCAGAACAGCGGGAACAGCATCGCATGGAACAGAAAAAAGCAGCTTTGATATCCTTCGAATCAAACTTGCGTGACTTGATGCGATAA
- a CDS encoding response regulator, translating to MSSPVEIERANCHIFMIDDEEIVLQMYSEYLRESGFRNLHAFTRASDAINMLRCLRPDVILTDIHMPDVDGSVLTQLVREFEHLEAIPLVAITADGRKETAVEIIDSGANAVLIKPVTPDELLGQLALVLDGAPQAELS from the coding sequence ATGTCGTCGCCAGTCGAAATTGAACGAGCCAACTGTCACATCTTCATGATCGACGACGAAGAGATCGTGTTGCAAATGTACAGCGAGTATCTACGCGAGTCCGGCTTCAGGAATCTACACGCGTTTACGCGAGCTTCCGACGCGATCAACATGTTGCGATGTTTGCGGCCTGACGTCATCTTGACCGACATTCACATGCCGGACGTTGATGGAAGCGTGTTGACGCAGTTGGTCCGCGAGTTTGAGCACCTTGAGGCGATTCCTCTGGTCGCGATCACTGCTGATGGGCGTAAGGAAACAGCTGTCGAGATCATCGACAGTGGCGCCAATGCGGTGCTGATCAAGCCCGTTACGCCGGACGAGCTATTGGGGCAGCTGGCGCTGGTGCTCGACGGTGCGCCTCAAGCTGAATTGAGCTGA
- a CDS encoding serine/threonine protein kinase, translated as MTLTRTQLDDQENTISCWKLGPQVTGGRWYEIYRARPKTLSIDSDFDYVIKTINPTLPHADKQKAIDRLGREAFATEAIMHNAVIRLLDAELDKTPFFLVQPWVYGRSLDRFFASAQQVAINRLMWVLRQVAEGIHAGHQCGRVYLGLDPSHVLLGRTGRVKLIGWSQSHGIGERVWLPHDQIQAARYMAPECFADGYRASTASDVYSLGALIYQSLTLETPYSGSTLDSIKQAVRQQSNVDLMIRQPLCPRPLYRLVRKMLSKNPHHRPEFGDVLESLISIEIEHLSDMTVIPL; from the coding sequence ATGACGCTCACGAGGACTCAACTTGATGACCAGGAGAACACCATCTCCTGCTGGAAGCTTGGGCCGCAAGTCACCGGAGGTCGTTGGTACGAAATCTATCGTGCTCGCCCGAAGACGCTTTCCATCGATTCCGATTTTGACTACGTCATCAAAACGATCAACCCGACGTTGCCGCACGCGGACAAACAAAAAGCGATCGACCGGTTGGGTCGAGAAGCGTTTGCGACCGAAGCCATCATGCACAACGCCGTGATTCGATTGCTGGACGCTGAACTGGACAAGACTCCATTCTTTCTGGTTCAGCCGTGGGTCTATGGCAGATCGCTCGATCGTTTTTTCGCTTCGGCTCAGCAAGTGGCCATCAACCGACTGATGTGGGTTCTAAGGCAGGTCGCCGAAGGCATCCATGCAGGACATCAGTGCGGACGCGTTTATCTTGGGCTCGACCCGTCCCACGTTCTTCTGGGTAGAACTGGGCGGGTCAAACTCATCGGTTGGTCACAGTCTCACGGGATCGGCGAACGGGTTTGGCTGCCGCACGACCAGATTCAGGCGGCCCGCTATATGGCCCCGGAATGCTTCGCGGATGGCTATCGGGCAAGCACGGCGAGCGACGTTTATTCGCTGGGAGCGTTGATCTATCAGTCGTTGACCCTGGAGACGCCATACAGTGGGTCAACGCTGGATTCGATCAAACAAGCCGTTCGACAACAGTCCAACGTGGACTTGATGATTCGACAACCTCTGTGCCCAAGACCGCTCTATCGGTTGGTTCGAAAGATGCTTTCGAAGAATCCGCACCATCGGCCGGAGTTCGGTGACGTGCTGGAAAGCTTGATCTCGATCGAGATTGAACACCTCAGCGACATGACGGTGATTCCGCTTTAA
- a CDS encoding RidA family protein: MAIDERLSELGLELPPAPNAVAVYKPSLIVGDLCFTSGHLPVNTDGSLHLGCVGRDVDQDAGYAAAKQAGLAILATLKSELGSLDRISRIVKLFGMVNCTPEFTQQPAVVNGCSELMREVFGEDVGVGTRSAVGVAALPLGVVVEIEAIVEVKA, translated from the coding sequence ATGGCCATTGATGAACGATTGAGCGAACTTGGTCTCGAACTGCCGCCTGCTCCCAACGCCGTCGCGGTATACAAACCGTCGCTGATTGTCGGCGATCTTTGTTTTACGTCCGGTCACCTGCCGGTTAACACTGACGGAAGTTTGCATCTTGGTTGCGTTGGTCGTGATGTCGATCAGGACGCGGGCTACGCGGCGGCCAAACAAGCAGGGTTGGCCATTCTGGCCACACTCAAATCGGAACTCGGTTCGTTGGATCGCATCTCTCGAATCGTCAAACTCTTCGGGATGGTCAATTGCACGCCTGAGTTCACTCAACAGCCTGCGGTCGTTAACGGTTGTAGCGAACTGATGCGAGAAGTTTTCGGTGAAGATGTCGGCGTCGGCACGCGTAGCGCCGTTGGTGTTGCGGCATTGCCGTTGGGAGTTGTCGTTGAAATTGAAGCAATCGTCGAAGTCAAAGCATAA
- a CDS encoding DinB family protein produces the protein MSIFDHEYELPEGLSSRLDLVLRRIQFTRRYTLLLLDDLDEADWYWSPDSYTTHIAWQVGHIAMSHYGLTLFRQRGRAEVDSKLMSGKFRKRFMKGTVPTSAAADYPSPGEILEVLERVYQQTLTEIASFEDHLDDPVDAPHAAFATKFGSLLFASDHEMLHAGQIGMLRRLMGKEPLR, from the coding sequence ATGAGCATTTTTGATCACGAGTACGAACTGCCAGAAGGATTGTCATCGCGTCTGGATTTGGTCCTGCGACGGATCCAGTTTACCCGTCGCTATACGCTGCTGTTGCTGGACGACCTCGATGAAGCGGATTGGTACTGGAGTCCGGATTCTTACACGACGCATATTGCCTGGCAGGTCGGCCACATCGCGATGTCCCACTACGGGCTGACCTTGTTTCGGCAGCGAGGCCGCGCGGAAGTCGATTCAAAGCTGATGTCGGGTAAATTTCGCAAACGGTTTATGAAAGGCACCGTTCCGACGAGCGCTGCCGCCGACTATCCGTCGCCAGGCGAAATCCTTGAAGTCCTCGAACGTGTGTATCAGCAAACGCTGACGGAAATCGCTTCGTTTGAGGATCATCTGGACGACCCGGTGGATGCTCCACACGCAGCGTTCGCGACCAAGTTTGGCAGTTTGCTGTTTGCCTCCGACCATGAAATGCTGCACGCCGGCCAGATCGGAATGCTCCGTCGGCTGATGGGCAAAGAACCACTTCGCTAG
- a CDS encoding peroxiredoxin family protein gives MKMNHSAFSAILLTIVCATFAFGQADANSEAAVKDSPDIVAAKKSLKQFGAKLKESKWEELKGLATDNGQKSLMQEICFSLAISNEMSEGDFDEIPQELKDLIQKIDGVKEKYKLDEIARMMFVGETEEAYKKLKATGNSWEIIDAIWKAQSGSPFHFHPAIGDFAQVETADGFLYIDVTMKPLTEGGDSGILVEGPAQVVRLKKQSDQWMYDGVDEKRTEARMKEFIASVEGQGGPMAPPKILDDPSFSGKTINGKAFALSDLKGKIVVLDFWGTWCGPCVEAMPSLKLIRESFKDHGVEIVGIAVDSLAPVKKFCESNDIQWPNLVDPEGKLADHFGVGAFPTLMVIDQNGKHVVSDIEKLPLVDDLVERLKLDADDFSELKAKLKKGHTKASATPKEGTEAPDKPVIKAGT, from the coding sequence ATGAAAATGAACCACTCAGCTTTCTCTGCAATCTTGCTAACCATTGTCTGCGCGACATTCGCCTTTGGCCAGGCAGACGCCAACAGCGAGGCCGCGGTTAAGGACAGTCCGGATATCGTCGCCGCAAAAAAGTCATTGAAGCAGTTTGGGGCAAAACTGAAGGAATCCAAGTGGGAAGAATTAAAAGGTCTGGCAACCGATAACGGACAGAAATCGCTGATGCAGGAGATCTGCTTCTCTCTGGCGATCAGCAACGAAATGTCGGAAGGCGACTTTGACGAGATTCCGCAGGAGCTCAAAGATCTGATTCAGAAAATCGACGGCGTCAAGGAAAAGTACAAACTTGACGAGATCGCCCGCATGATGTTTGTTGGCGAGACCGAGGAAGCCTACAAGAAACTGAAAGCGACAGGAAACTCATGGGAGATCATCGATGCAATCTGGAAGGCCCAGTCTGGTTCTCCGTTTCATTTCCATCCGGCGATCGGTGACTTTGCACAGGTCGAAACGGCAGACGGTTTCCTGTACATCGATGTGACCATGAAACCGTTGACCGAAGGTGGGGACAGTGGAATTCTCGTCGAAGGACCGGCTCAGGTTGTTCGTTTGAAGAAACAGAGCGATCAATGGATGTACGACGGCGTCGACGAGAAACGGACCGAAGCCAGGATGAAAGAATTCATCGCGTCGGTCGAAGGGCAGGGCGGTCCGATGGCTCCGCCGAAGATACTGGACGATCCGTCTTTCAGCGGCAAAACGATCAACGGCAAAGCGTTTGCGCTTTCGGATTTGAAAGGCAAAATTGTCGTGCTGGATTTTTGGGGAACTTGGTGCGGTCCCTGTGTGGAAGCGATGCCGTCGCTGAAGTTGATTCGCGAATCGTTTAAAGATCACGGAGTCGAAATCGTTGGCATCGCTGTCGACAGTCTGGCGCCGGTGAAAAAGTTTTGCGAATCGAACGACATTCAGTGGCCGAATCTGGTCGACCCCGAAGGAAAACTGGCCGACCATTTTGGCGTAGGTGCGTTTCCAACGTTGATGGTTATCGACCAGAACGGCAAACACGTGGTTTCCGACATCGAGAAACTGCCTTTGGTCGACGACTTGGTTGAACGACTGAAGCTCGACGCCGATGACTTTTCTGAACTCAAAGCGAAACTCAAGAAGGGCCACACCAAAGCTTCGGCGACTCCGAAAGAGGGAACGGAAGCACCGGACAAGCCTGTCATCAAGGCTGGAACCTAG
- a CDS encoding CRTAC1 family protein: MHRSKLTIFALSACTLIALLHVGCGDSPKAKIAPTVLPVVNGPVATEDLSASQNTKSEGIENGDQRGDSHIEEAKAHLVDEISGSESLEQQISAKLTELGDHFASVVSDSDDNAGPVPDFIASQFNGGGIDQDRFQPRFDDSTIKVRRWQASDSQPGFRDDDAFSRFTANVLSSWRNASQFRIEFRTFDITTDDESITARVVVETFGKVDADKAETHSGIQATSLWQTGWRRSASGSLHLESAKVLGVEEVAISTLGAQLLQDCSKSVFRNCDAWNSQLRFGLDQWAQRIPGLDVAGHQGLAVGDFNRDGLDDIYVCEGHGLPNLLLLQNADGTVRNVANESGVALLDDSRSALILDFDNDGDQDLAVATDECIALFSNDGTVNFQLEQKLPIGYDGASLSAADFDLDGDLDIFICKYRSVRSIADFLEVSENSPERRTGGRNVLLRNEEGWIFKDVTEEVGITENNLGHSRSAAWLDFDDDGDPDLLVANERGSSRLYENQNGWFGDVTFQRGMRLQSEARGVSVADFDRDAKPDIFIANDAALVPSHVWFSSHGKGPAGKNESQYTFKSYPFPSPIFSTRSSFGSVTTDLNQDGLQDILVANGYLSRVTSQDLQPFWKRCLEENQSKSLTDQNAISNQSAAIGEMIRSGYSFAGSQRNRCFLNLGSIGFANVSAISGFDFLGDARAVATLDWDNDGDSDIVMTSRTGPRFRMLRNQLESDHEFLKLRLVGTKSNRDAIGAKVEIWLSGLPTPIVQWVAAGSGYLAQSSKSLQFGVGTGKTIERVVVVWPEAGKQTFRDLKPNCSYVLTEGQSAAIAESTIRAELAISSSPVDASFESPSSTQSVFYPPSFLPQINIEGDRRSRYRIENSVGGALLAIFHDESQASSDTLQQFAALRSEFDKAKIGCVAAMCRRSDSDWDIESLLRSSDELANAASWAWPKGIVSKQERRKLELCCGEWFSKQHLPKLPFAILLDRAGAVKAFYPHEALTPTAVLKDQSLFESGYGQSWAELTGREGKWLNGNRHANMTRLKDHLLALGFEDEARHLNQATAAATALQLTMRAIELTSMNDLPLAGKFFDRAIRVDPGCVLAHIRKGELLRKLGADSDLTDAMRSEVLAAAAKSFQTAFSLDRDSIEAVIGYANVNVDQNLVTPAIETLEEFLERHPESAEVNAILGRLLFAKRQHVDAARHLTIAFDAHPTLPFVSGDLGFLYLVSGDADRAKKFLRLANRLQPSDRNILKLLAESEFATGNFSDSIALLEKYRSGSPRHLRSNCMLAWLYATSTDDNIRDPERALELIAPILSIYGSKSSYVKEVAAACFAANEDFEEALRLQKEAAQMVDQSETTDAYSKSQLVGLKKRETLYQTKSKLRTELRDEFPIKPVGKWMIQ, from the coding sequence GTGCATCGCTCCAAACTGACGATTTTCGCACTCTCAGCATGCACGCTGATCGCGCTTCTGCATGTTGGGTGTGGCGATTCACCGAAAGCAAAAATTGCGCCGACCGTTTTGCCAGTTGTGAACGGCCCGGTGGCAACCGAAGACCTGTCTGCAAGTCAGAATACAAAGTCTGAAGGCATCGAAAATGGTGACCAACGCGGCGACAGCCACATCGAAGAGGCGAAAGCCCATTTGGTTGATGAAATCTCTGGTTCAGAATCTCTTGAGCAGCAGATATCGGCGAAGCTGACGGAACTTGGTGACCATTTCGCGTCGGTTGTTTCTGATTCGGACGACAACGCTGGCCCCGTCCCGGATTTCATCGCCAGCCAGTTCAACGGTGGTGGCATCGACCAGGATCGCTTTCAACCGCGGTTTGATGATTCGACGATCAAGGTGCGTCGATGGCAAGCCTCCGATTCTCAGCCTGGTTTTCGCGACGACGATGCGTTTTCTAGATTTACCGCAAATGTGCTTTCGTCCTGGAGAAACGCCAGTCAATTCAGGATCGAATTCAGGACTTTTGACATCACGACAGATGACGAATCGATCACAGCCCGTGTCGTGGTGGAAACTTTCGGCAAAGTTGATGCCGACAAAGCGGAAACCCACAGCGGTATTCAAGCGACGTCGCTTTGGCAAACTGGCTGGCGAAGATCGGCGTCAGGATCGCTGCACTTGGAATCGGCCAAAGTTCTCGGGGTAGAGGAAGTCGCCATCAGCACGCTTGGTGCGCAGTTGCTTCAGGACTGCAGCAAGTCAGTTTTCAGAAATTGCGACGCGTGGAATTCGCAACTCCGCTTCGGCCTCGATCAATGGGCGCAGCGGATTCCCGGCCTTGACGTAGCAGGACATCAGGGCCTTGCCGTCGGCGACTTTAATCGTGACGGGCTGGACGACATCTACGTCTGCGAAGGCCACGGTTTGCCAAATCTGCTGCTGTTGCAGAATGCTGACGGAACCGTCCGGAACGTGGCCAACGAGTCGGGAGTCGCGTTGCTTGACGATTCTCGTTCGGCACTGATTCTTGATTTCGACAACGACGGAGATCAGGATCTCGCCGTAGCAACTGATGAGTGCATTGCTCTGTTTTCCAACGATGGAACTGTCAATTTTCAGTTGGAGCAAAAACTTCCGATAGGCTATGACGGAGCCAGCCTTTCAGCGGCGGATTTCGACCTTGATGGGGATTTGGATATCTTCATTTGCAAGTATCGTAGCGTTCGAAGCATCGCGGATTTTCTTGAAGTCTCAGAGAATTCTCCTGAACGTCGAACCGGCGGTCGAAACGTTTTGCTGCGCAACGAAGAAGGCTGGATCTTCAAGGACGTGACGGAAGAAGTCGGAATCACCGAAAACAACTTGGGACATTCGCGTTCCGCCGCGTGGCTCGACTTCGACGATGATGGTGACCCGGATTTGCTTGTGGCCAATGAGCGAGGTTCGTCTCGACTTTATGAAAATCAAAACGGCTGGTTCGGCGACGTGACTTTCCAGCGTGGAATGCGATTGCAGTCCGAGGCTCGCGGCGTTTCGGTGGCTGATTTCGATCGTGATGCGAAACCCGATATCTTCATCGCCAATGATGCTGCGTTGGTGCCGTCGCACGTATGGTTTTCAAGTCACGGCAAAGGGCCGGCCGGAAAAAATGAGTCTCAGTACACGTTCAAGTCTTACCCTTTTCCGTCGCCGATTTTTTCGACCCGATCGTCTTTCGGATCGGTGACGACGGACCTGAACCAGGACGGACTTCAGGATATCTTGGTCGCCAACGGCTATTTGTCGCGAGTCACGTCTCAGGATCTGCAGCCGTTTTGGAAACGTTGCCTCGAAGAGAATCAGTCAAAAAGCTTGACTGATCAAAATGCGATCAGCAATCAGTCGGCAGCGATCGGCGAAATGATTCGGAGTGGATATTCGTTCGCCGGAAGCCAGCGAAATCGATGCTTTCTGAACCTCGGCTCGATTGGATTCGCCAACGTCTCAGCAATCTCAGGGTTCGACTTTCTTGGCGACGCCCGCGCGGTAGCAACGCTCGATTGGGACAACGACGGGGACTCGGACATCGTGATGACGTCCCGGACCGGTCCGCGATTCAGAATGTTACGCAACCAGCTCGAATCCGATCACGAATTCCTGAAACTTCGACTCGTTGGTACGAAATCCAATCGGGACGCCATCGGGGCGAAAGTCGAGATTTGGCTGTCTGGTTTGCCAACTCCGATCGTGCAATGGGTTGCGGCCGGATCTGGATATCTGGCTCAATCTTCAAAGTCACTTCAGTTTGGGGTGGGAACGGGCAAAACGATCGAACGAGTGGTCGTCGTGTGGCCCGAAGCAGGAAAACAGACGTTTCGAGACTTGAAACCGAATTGCAGCTACGTTCTGACGGAAGGCCAGTCCGCTGCGATCGCGGAATCGACTATCCGTGCAGAGCTTGCGATTAGTTCGTCACCAGTCGACGCCAGTTTCGAATCTCCGAGTTCGACACAAAGTGTTTTTTATCCTCCGTCGTTTCTTCCTCAAATCAACATCGAAGGTGACCGTCGCAGTCGATATCGGATTGAGAATTCGGTTGGCGGCGCATTGCTGGCGATCTTTCACGACGAAAGTCAGGCCTCTTCCGATACCCTTCAACAGTTTGCGGCACTTCGAAGCGAGTTTGACAAAGCAAAGATCGGGTGCGTCGCGGCGATGTGTCGGCGATCCGATTCCGACTGGGACATTGAGTCCCTCTTGCGTTCGTCTGACGAGCTTGCGAATGCTGCGTCATGGGCTTGGCCGAAGGGAATTGTGTCGAAGCAGGAGCGAAGGAAACTGGAGCTTTGCTGTGGCGAATGGTTTTCGAAGCAGCATTTGCCAAAGCTGCCGTTCGCGATTTTGCTTGACCGTGCAGGAGCGGTCAAAGCGTTCTATCCGCACGAAGCGTTGACGCCGACGGCTGTTCTCAAGGATCAGTCCCTGTTTGAATCCGGCTATGGTCAATCCTGGGCGGAACTAACCGGCCGCGAGGGAAAGTGGCTGAACGGGAATCGACACGCGAACATGACGCGACTGAAAGATCATTTACTGGCCCTTGGATTTGAAGATGAGGCGAGGCATCTCAATCAGGCAACGGCGGCGGCGACGGCTCTTCAGTTGACGATGCGAGCAATTGAACTGACATCGATGAACGACTTGCCCTTGGCCGGGAAGTTTTTCGATCGGGCGATACGAGTTGACCCGGGCTGCGTTTTGGCTCACATCCGCAAAGGTGAGCTGTTGCGGAAACTGGGTGCGGATAGCGATCTGACCGACGCGATGAGGTCGGAGGTGCTGGCAGCGGCAGCGAAGAGTTTTCAGACTGCGTTTTCGCTCGATCGGGACAGCATCGAGGCAGTGATCGGATACGCGAATGTGAACGTGGATCAAAACCTGGTGACGCCAGCGATTGAGACGCTCGAGGAGTTTCTGGAACGGCATCCCGAATCGGCGGAAGTCAACGCGATCTTGGGCCGGCTGCTGTTTGCGAAACGGCAACATGTTGACGCGGCGAGACATCTGACGATCGCATTTGACGCGCATCCAACGCTGCCGTTTGTTTCTGGCGATTTGGGATTTCTCTACCTTGTTTCAGGCGATGCAGATCGCGCGAAGAAGTTTCTTCGTTTGGCCAATCGACTCCAACCCAGCGACCGAAACATCCTCAAATTGTTGGCCGAATCGGAATTCGCAACCGGCAACTTTTCTGATTCGATTGCGTTGCTGGAAAAGTACCGAAGTGGTTCACCGCGGCACCTTCGCTCCAATTGCATGTTGGCGTGGTTGTACGCAACGTCTACTGATGACAATATTCGCGATCCAGAACGAGCCCTCGAATTGATTGCTCCGATTCTGAGTATCTACGGTTCCAAATCATCGTACGTGAAGGAAGTCGCAGCCGCCTGCTTCGCGGCGAACGAAGACTTTGAGGAAGCGTTGAGGTTGCAGAAGGAAGCGGCGCAGATGGTTGACCAATCCGAAACCACTGACGCGTACTCAAAAAGCCAACTGGTCGGTTTGAAAAAACGCGAGACGCTCTACCAGACAAAGTCGAAACTGCGCACCGAACTCCGTGACGAATTTCCGATCAAGCCTGTCGGAAAATGGATGATTCAGTAG